Proteins encoded in a region of the Xiphophorus couchianus chromosome 11, X_couchianus-1.0, whole genome shotgun sequence genome:
- the lig3 gene encoding DNA ligase 3 isoform X2 has protein sequence MQRHLIFLVQKTVCVGRQPFGTLIRFKQASALCRTFPISSTSDQRKSLASHKHHLQKRHAPWTSIRRCFSEWLDMSEQRFLVEYAKRGTAGCKKCKDKIQKGVVRIGKVVPNPFSESAGEMKEWYHVKCIFEKLERARATTKKIEDLTELEGWEELQEEDKELINKHVSDLMAKVNASPKKKVQAKLNTTGQLMAPPADPSVNAPRKFSGFTAAKAGSSSSSSSSSSPGLSTSPAAKAGSGSALSTQLCDAQHKDCLFREFRKLCAMVAENNSYNSKTQIIEKFLKKGTGGDKFHGDLYLTVKLLLPGVVKSVYNLNDKQIVKLFSRIFRSNQEDMVRDLEQGDVSETVRIFFEESKCFPPAAKSLLTIQEVDGFLMRLAQLTKEDEQQSELESIAKKCTSNDLKCIIRLIKHDLKMSAGAKHVLDAVDPNAYDAFKASRNLGDVIERVLRNQQDATSGSGPRKLLTVEASLMTPVQPMLAEACKSIEYAMKKCPNGMYSEIKYDGERVQVHKNGNTFSYFSRSLKPVLPHKVAHFKEYIPQAFPGGHSMILDAEVLLIDTKTSKPLPFGTLGVHKKAAFQDAKVGLFVFDCIYFNGVSLMERPLCERRKFLDDNMVEVPNRILFSEMKHVTRAGDLAEMITRVIREGLEGLVLKDVKGSYEPGKRHWLKVKKDYLNEGAMADTADLVVLGAFYGKGSNGGIMSSFLMGCYDPDSKKWCTVTKCSGGYDDAMLARLQKELDVIKISKEPGKIPSWLKIVKNYYPDFIIRDPEQAPVWEITGAEFSKSEMHTADGISIRFPRMTRIRDDKDWKTATNLHQLRELFRISKENCDFKVTAGPSTSDDKGSSGGDSGGNSPSSSSSRSAPAKKTSNSTPTKPKAVKSKPRTPTSEASSAKKSLLDIFSGVKLFLPVSVQDFDRLRRYFVAYDGDLVPDYDSASATHTLGDPEGGSRAQRVSPSWIWECIRKRRVVPPC, from the exons ATGCAGAGGCATCTTATTTTCTTGGTTCAGAAGACTGTCTGTGTGGGCCGACAACCTTTTGGTACACTAATCCGATTTAAACAAGCTTCAGCGTTGTGCAGAACATTTCCAATTTCATCTACCTCTGATCAGCGAAAATCCTTAGCATCCCATAAACACCACCTTCAAAAAAGACACGCTCCCTGGACTTCAATTCGCCGGTGCTTTTCTGAGTGGCTAGATATGTCGGAACAACGCTTCCTGGTGGAATACGCCAAACGTGGCACGGCGGGGTGCAAGAAATGCAAGGACAAGATCCAGAAGGGCGTCGTGCGCATAGGGAAAGTCGTGCCAAACCCTTTCAGCGAGTCTGCTGGCGAGATGAAAGAGTGGTATCACGTGAAGTGCATATTTGAGAAGCTGGAGAGGGCAAGAGCCACGACGAAGAAGATCGAGGACCTGACGGAGCTGGAGGGCtgggaggagctgcaggaggaggacaAAGAGCTCATTAATAAACACGTTTCAG accTGATGGCCAAAGTCAATGCAAGTCCTAAAAAGAAGGTCCAGGCCAAGTTGAACACCACTGGTCAGCTTATGGCGCCCCCTGCTGACCCTTCTGTCAATGCTCCGAGGAAGTTTTCTGGCTTCACAG CTGCGAAGGCTggcagctccagcagctccagcagctccagcagcccCGGACTGTCGACGTCCCCGGCGGCCAAAGCCGGCTCCGGCAGCGCCCTGTCCACTCAGCTCTGCGACGCCCAGCACAAAGACTGCCTCTTCAGGGAGTTTCGCAAACTCTGCGCAATGGTGGCTGAAAACAACAGCTACAACAGCAAGACACAGATTATAGAGAAGTTCCTGAAGAAGGGCACAGGAGGAG ATAAATTTCACGGAGATCTTTACCTGAcggtgaagctgctgctgccaggCGTGGTTAAAAGTGTTTACAACCTGAACGATAAGCAGATAGTAAAACTCTTCAGCCGCATATTCAGGTCCAACCAGGAGGACATGGTGCGAGATCTGGAGCAG gGCGACGTGTCAGAAACTGTGAGGATTTTCTTCGAGGAGAGCAAATGTTTTCCTCCCGCTGCCAAGAGCCTCCTAACAATCCAGGAAGTAGATGGGTTCCTGATGCGCCTCGCTCAGCTCACAAAGGAGGACGAGCAGCAGAGCGAGCTGGAGAGCATCGccaaaaa ATGCACCAGCAACGACCTGAAATGCATCATCAGGCTAATTAAGCACGACTTGAAGATGAGCGCTGGCGCCAAACACGT GTTGGACGCGGTAGATCCAAACGCGTACGACGCCTTCAAGGCCTCCCGTAACCTTGGCGACGTGATCGAGAGGGTTCTGAGGAACCAGCAGGATGCCACCAGCGGTTCTGGACCCAGGAAGCTCCTGACCGTGGAGGCGTCTCTCATGACGCCCGTCCAGCCGATGCTG GCCGAGGCGTGTAAATCCATCGAGTACGCCATGAAGAAATGTCCCAACGGGATGTACTCGGAGATAAAATACGACGGCGAGCGCGTTCAGGTCCACAAGAACGGAAACACCTTCAGCTACTTCAGCCGCAGCCTCAAGCCGGTGCTGCCCCACAAG GTGGCCCATTTCAAAGAGTACATCCCTCAGGCTTTCCCTGGCGGTCACAGCATGATTCTGGACGCTGAAGTCCTGCTGATTGACACAAAGACCAGCAAACCGCTGCCGTTTGGCACTCTGGGTGTTCACAAG AAAGCTGCCTTTCAAGACGCCAAAGTGGGTCTGTTTGTGTTCGACTGCATTTACTTCAACGGTGTGAGTTTGATGGAAAG GCCGCTCTGCGAACGCAGGAAGTTCCTGGACGACAACATGGTGGAAGTCCCAAACAGGATCCTCTTCTCAGAGATGAAGCACGTCACG AGGGCAGGAGACCTGGCGGAGATGATAACTCGCGTCATCAGAGAAGGACTGGAAGGCCTGGTGCTGAAAGACGTAAAG GGAAGCTATGAGCCGGGGAAGCGACACTGGCTGAAGGTGAAGAAGGATTATTTGAACGAGGGAGCGATGGCCGACACAGCAGACCTGGTGGTGCTCGGTGCCTTCTACGGAAAAGGATCAAACG GGGGCATCATGTCTAGCTTTCTGATGGGCTGCTACGACCCGGACTCGAAGAAGTGGTGCACGGTGACCAAGTGCTCCGGAGGATACGATGACGCCATGCTGGCCCGACTCCAGAAGGAGCTGGATGTGATCAAAATCAGCAAG GAACCCGGGAAAATTCCCAGCTGGTTGAAAATTGTCAAGAACTATTATCCTGATTTTATTATCCGTGACCCTGAG CAAGCGCCAGTCTGGGAGATCACCGGCGCAGAGTTTTCCAAATCAGAAATGCACACCGCCGACGGCATCTCCATCCGCTTCCCCCGCATGACGCGAATCCGCGACGACAAGGACTGGAAGACGGCCACCAACCTGCACCAGCTCAGG GAGCTGTTTCGCATTTCGAAGGAGAACTGCGACTTTAAAGTGACGGCGGGTCCTTCCACGTCCGACGACAAAGGCTCATCGGGAGGAGACAGCGGGGGAAACTCGCCGTCGTCCTCATCCAGCAGGAGCGCTCCGGCCAAAAAGACGA GTAACAGCACCCCTACCAAACCAAAGGCTGTAAAATCAAAACCTCGCACTCCCACCTCTGAGGCCTCCAGTGCCAAGAAG TCGCTGCTGGACATCTTCAGCGGGGTCAAGCTCTTCCTCCCCGTCTCCGTTCAGGACTTCGACAGACTGCGGCGGTACTTTGTGGCGTACGACGGGGACCTGGTGCCGGATTACGACTCCGCCTCGGCTACACACACGCTGGGCGACCCGGAGGGGGGCAGCCGGGCCCAGAGGGTCTCTCCCAGCT
- the lig3 gene encoding DNA ligase 3 isoform X1, producing MQRHLIFLVQKTVCVGRQPFGTLIRFKQASALCRTFPISSTSDQRKSLASHKHHLQKRHAPWTSIRRCFSEWLDMSEQRFLVEYAKRGTAGCKKCKDKIQKGVVRIGKVVPNPFSESAGEMKEWYHVKCIFEKLERARATTKKIEDLTELEGWEELQEEDKELINKHVSDLMAKVNASPKKKVQAKLNTTGQLMAPPADPSVNAPRKFSGFTAAKAGSSSSSSSSSSPGLSTSPAAKAGSGSALSTQLCDAQHKDCLFREFRKLCAMVAENNSYNSKTQIIEKFLKKGTGGDKFHGDLYLTVKLLLPGVVKSVYNLNDKQIVKLFSRIFRSNQEDMVRDLEQGDVSETVRIFFEESKCFPPAAKSLLTIQEVDGFLMRLAQLTKEDEQQSELESIAKKCTSNDLKCIIRLIKHDLKMSAGAKHVLDAVDPNAYDAFKASRNLGDVIERVLRNQQDATSGSGPRKLLTVEASLMTPVQPMLAEACKSIEYAMKKCPNGMYSEIKYDGERVQVHKNGNTFSYFSRSLKPVLPHKVAHFKEYIPQAFPGGHSMILDAEVLLIDTKTSKPLPFGTLGVHKKAAFQDAKVGLFVFDCIYFNGVSLMERPLCERRKFLDDNMVEVPNRILFSEMKHVTRAGDLAEMITRVIREGLEGLVLKDVKGSYEPGKRHWLKVKKDYLNEGAMADTADLVVLGAFYGKGSNGGIMSSFLMGCYDPDSKKWCTVTKCSGGYDDAMLARLQKELDVIKISKEPGKIPSWLKIVKNYYPDFIIRDPEQAPVWEITGAEFSKSEMHTADGISIRFPRMTRIRDDKDWKTATNLHQLRELFRISKENCDFKVTAGPSTSDDKGSSGGDSGGNSPSSSSSRSAPAKKTSNSTPTKPKAVKSKPRTPTSEASSAKKVKKSEESVQSNGQNKASSQLLQPKNDKSLLDIFSGVKLFLPVSVQDFDRLRRYFVAYDGDLVPDYDSASATHTLGDPEGGSRAQRVSPSWIWECIRKRRVVPPC from the exons ATGCAGAGGCATCTTATTTTCTTGGTTCAGAAGACTGTCTGTGTGGGCCGACAACCTTTTGGTACACTAATCCGATTTAAACAAGCTTCAGCGTTGTGCAGAACATTTCCAATTTCATCTACCTCTGATCAGCGAAAATCCTTAGCATCCCATAAACACCACCTTCAAAAAAGACACGCTCCCTGGACTTCAATTCGCCGGTGCTTTTCTGAGTGGCTAGATATGTCGGAACAACGCTTCCTGGTGGAATACGCCAAACGTGGCACGGCGGGGTGCAAGAAATGCAAGGACAAGATCCAGAAGGGCGTCGTGCGCATAGGGAAAGTCGTGCCAAACCCTTTCAGCGAGTCTGCTGGCGAGATGAAAGAGTGGTATCACGTGAAGTGCATATTTGAGAAGCTGGAGAGGGCAAGAGCCACGACGAAGAAGATCGAGGACCTGACGGAGCTGGAGGGCtgggaggagctgcaggaggaggacaAAGAGCTCATTAATAAACACGTTTCAG accTGATGGCCAAAGTCAATGCAAGTCCTAAAAAGAAGGTCCAGGCCAAGTTGAACACCACTGGTCAGCTTATGGCGCCCCCTGCTGACCCTTCTGTCAATGCTCCGAGGAAGTTTTCTGGCTTCACAG CTGCGAAGGCTggcagctccagcagctccagcagctccagcagcccCGGACTGTCGACGTCCCCGGCGGCCAAAGCCGGCTCCGGCAGCGCCCTGTCCACTCAGCTCTGCGACGCCCAGCACAAAGACTGCCTCTTCAGGGAGTTTCGCAAACTCTGCGCAATGGTGGCTGAAAACAACAGCTACAACAGCAAGACACAGATTATAGAGAAGTTCCTGAAGAAGGGCACAGGAGGAG ATAAATTTCACGGAGATCTTTACCTGAcggtgaagctgctgctgccaggCGTGGTTAAAAGTGTTTACAACCTGAACGATAAGCAGATAGTAAAACTCTTCAGCCGCATATTCAGGTCCAACCAGGAGGACATGGTGCGAGATCTGGAGCAG gGCGACGTGTCAGAAACTGTGAGGATTTTCTTCGAGGAGAGCAAATGTTTTCCTCCCGCTGCCAAGAGCCTCCTAACAATCCAGGAAGTAGATGGGTTCCTGATGCGCCTCGCTCAGCTCACAAAGGAGGACGAGCAGCAGAGCGAGCTGGAGAGCATCGccaaaaa ATGCACCAGCAACGACCTGAAATGCATCATCAGGCTAATTAAGCACGACTTGAAGATGAGCGCTGGCGCCAAACACGT GTTGGACGCGGTAGATCCAAACGCGTACGACGCCTTCAAGGCCTCCCGTAACCTTGGCGACGTGATCGAGAGGGTTCTGAGGAACCAGCAGGATGCCACCAGCGGTTCTGGACCCAGGAAGCTCCTGACCGTGGAGGCGTCTCTCATGACGCCCGTCCAGCCGATGCTG GCCGAGGCGTGTAAATCCATCGAGTACGCCATGAAGAAATGTCCCAACGGGATGTACTCGGAGATAAAATACGACGGCGAGCGCGTTCAGGTCCACAAGAACGGAAACACCTTCAGCTACTTCAGCCGCAGCCTCAAGCCGGTGCTGCCCCACAAG GTGGCCCATTTCAAAGAGTACATCCCTCAGGCTTTCCCTGGCGGTCACAGCATGATTCTGGACGCTGAAGTCCTGCTGATTGACACAAAGACCAGCAAACCGCTGCCGTTTGGCACTCTGGGTGTTCACAAG AAAGCTGCCTTTCAAGACGCCAAAGTGGGTCTGTTTGTGTTCGACTGCATTTACTTCAACGGTGTGAGTTTGATGGAAAG GCCGCTCTGCGAACGCAGGAAGTTCCTGGACGACAACATGGTGGAAGTCCCAAACAGGATCCTCTTCTCAGAGATGAAGCACGTCACG AGGGCAGGAGACCTGGCGGAGATGATAACTCGCGTCATCAGAGAAGGACTGGAAGGCCTGGTGCTGAAAGACGTAAAG GGAAGCTATGAGCCGGGGAAGCGACACTGGCTGAAGGTGAAGAAGGATTATTTGAACGAGGGAGCGATGGCCGACACAGCAGACCTGGTGGTGCTCGGTGCCTTCTACGGAAAAGGATCAAACG GGGGCATCATGTCTAGCTTTCTGATGGGCTGCTACGACCCGGACTCGAAGAAGTGGTGCACGGTGACCAAGTGCTCCGGAGGATACGATGACGCCATGCTGGCCCGACTCCAGAAGGAGCTGGATGTGATCAAAATCAGCAAG GAACCCGGGAAAATTCCCAGCTGGTTGAAAATTGTCAAGAACTATTATCCTGATTTTATTATCCGTGACCCTGAG CAAGCGCCAGTCTGGGAGATCACCGGCGCAGAGTTTTCCAAATCAGAAATGCACACCGCCGACGGCATCTCCATCCGCTTCCCCCGCATGACGCGAATCCGCGACGACAAGGACTGGAAGACGGCCACCAACCTGCACCAGCTCAGG GAGCTGTTTCGCATTTCGAAGGAGAACTGCGACTTTAAAGTGACGGCGGGTCCTTCCACGTCCGACGACAAAGGCTCATCGGGAGGAGACAGCGGGGGAAACTCGCCGTCGTCCTCATCCAGCAGGAGCGCTCCGGCCAAAAAGACGA GTAACAGCACCCCTACCAAACCAAAGGCTGTAAAATCAAAACCTCGCACTCCCACCTCTGAGGCCTCCAGTGCCAAGAAG GTGAAGAAGAGCGAGGAGAGCGTTCAGAGCAACGGACAAAACAAAGCGTCTTCCCAGCTGCTGCAGCCGAAGAACGACAAG TCGCTGCTGGACATCTTCAGCGGGGTCAAGCTCTTCCTCCCCGTCTCCGTTCAGGACTTCGACAGACTGCGGCGGTACTTTGTGGCGTACGACGGGGACCTGGTGCCGGATTACGACTCCGCCTCGGCTACACACACGCTGGGCGACCCGGAGGGGGGCAGCCGGGCCCAGAGGGTCTCTCCCAGCT
- the tmem248 gene encoding transmembrane protein 248 isoform X1, whose translation MVYLLNPIENLRGYITNRPPLVIFMISVSAVAIAFLTIGYFFKIKEIKSPELTEDWNTFLLRFNDLDFCVSENETIKHGLNESTTPESLVVTSGQARSSTQPPLLLEDSGPINISVSITLTLDPVRPFGGYSRNITHLYATVLGQQVGLSGREAHEEINITFTLPVSWNSDDCVLHGHCEQVVFSTCMTVTAASNIFPVTVQPPHCVPETYTNATSWYKVFTTVRDSDTKYSQDYNPFWCYKGAIGKVYHALNPKLTVIVPDDDRSLINLHLMHTSYFLFVMVITMFCYAVIKGRPGKVRQTNPDFCPEKVQQTPAVLYDLNRWRCQRVKKTAESSARGYL comes from the exons ATG GTTTACCTGCTAAATCCCATAGAAAACCTCAGAGGCTACATCACTAACCGTCCACCTCTGGTCATTTTTATGATCAGTGTCAGTGCGGTGGCCATCGCCTTCCTGACCATTGGATATTTCTTCAAGATTAAGGAGATAAAGTCTCCAGAGCTCACAGAG GACTGGAACACGTTCCTGTTGCGCTTCAACGACCTGGACTTCTGCGTGTCGGAGAACGAGACGATAAAGCACGGCCTGAACGAGTCGACCACCCCGGAGAGCCTGGTGGTGACCAGCGGCCAGGCCCGCTCCAGCACACAGCCCCCCCTGCTGTTAGAGGACTCGGGCCCCATCAACATCTCCGTCTCCATCACCCTCACGCTGGACCCCGTGCGGCCGTTCGGCGGCTACTCCCGCAACATCACCCACCTGTACGCCACAGTGCTGGGGCAGCAGGTCGGTCTGTCAG GCCGGGAAGCCCATGAAGAAATAAACATCACGTTCACTCTGCCCGTGTCCTGGAACTCGGACGACTGCGTGCTGCACGGCCACTGTGAGCAGGTGGTGTTCAGCACGTGCATGACCGTCACAGCAGCCAGCAATATCTTCCCAGTCACAGT GCAGCCGCCGCACTGCGTCCCAGAGACGTACACCAACGCGACGTCCTGGTACAAGGTGTTCACCACGGTCCGTGACTCGGACACCAAGTACAGTCAGGACTACAACCCCTTCTGGTGTTACAAAGGAGCGATCGGCAAAGTGTATCATGCACTCAACCCCAAACTCACCGTCATTGTCCCAGAT GACGACCGCTCCCTCATCAACCTGCACCTGATGCACACtagctacttcctgtttgtcatgGTCATCACTATGTTCTGCTATGCAGTCATAAAGGGACGGCCTGGCAAGGTGCGACAAACCAACCCTGACTTCTGTCCTGAGAAGGTACAACAGACACCAGCAGTGCTTTATGACCTCAACAG gtGGCGCTGTCAGAGGGTTAAAAAGACGGCAGAGAGCTCTGCCAGAGGTTACCTGTAA
- the tmem248 gene encoding transmembrane protein 248 isoform X2, giving the protein MVYLLNPIENLRGYITNRPPLVIFMISVSAVAIAFLTIGYFFKIKEIKSPELTEDWNTFLLRFNDLDFCVSENETIKHGLNESTTPESLVVTSGQARSSTQPPLLLEDSGPINISVSITLTLDPVRPFGGYSRNITHLYATVLGQQVGLSGREAHEEINITFTLPVSWNSDDCVLHGHCEQVVFSTCMTVTAASNIFPVTVQPPHCVPETYTNATSWYKVFTTVRDSDTKYSQDYNPFWCYKGAIGKVYHALNPKLTVIVPDDDRSLINLHLMHTSYFLFVMVITMFCYAVIKGRPGKVRQTNPDFCPEKVALSEG; this is encoded by the exons ATG GTTTACCTGCTAAATCCCATAGAAAACCTCAGAGGCTACATCACTAACCGTCCACCTCTGGTCATTTTTATGATCAGTGTCAGTGCGGTGGCCATCGCCTTCCTGACCATTGGATATTTCTTCAAGATTAAGGAGATAAAGTCTCCAGAGCTCACAGAG GACTGGAACACGTTCCTGTTGCGCTTCAACGACCTGGACTTCTGCGTGTCGGAGAACGAGACGATAAAGCACGGCCTGAACGAGTCGACCACCCCGGAGAGCCTGGTGGTGACCAGCGGCCAGGCCCGCTCCAGCACACAGCCCCCCCTGCTGTTAGAGGACTCGGGCCCCATCAACATCTCCGTCTCCATCACCCTCACGCTGGACCCCGTGCGGCCGTTCGGCGGCTACTCCCGCAACATCACCCACCTGTACGCCACAGTGCTGGGGCAGCAGGTCGGTCTGTCAG GCCGGGAAGCCCATGAAGAAATAAACATCACGTTCACTCTGCCCGTGTCCTGGAACTCGGACGACTGCGTGCTGCACGGCCACTGTGAGCAGGTGGTGTTCAGCACGTGCATGACCGTCACAGCAGCCAGCAATATCTTCCCAGTCACAGT GCAGCCGCCGCACTGCGTCCCAGAGACGTACACCAACGCGACGTCCTGGTACAAGGTGTTCACCACGGTCCGTGACTCGGACACCAAGTACAGTCAGGACTACAACCCCTTCTGGTGTTACAAAGGAGCGATCGGCAAAGTGTATCATGCACTCAACCCCAAACTCACCGTCATTGTCCCAGAT GACGACCGCTCCCTCATCAACCTGCACCTGATGCACACtagctacttcctgtttgtcatgGTCATCACTATGTTCTGCTATGCAGTCATAAAGGGACGGCCTGGCAAGGTGCGACAAACCAACCCTGACTTCTGTCCTGAGAAG gtGGCGCTGTCAGAGGGTTAA
- the LOC114152619 gene encoding uncharacterized protein LOC114152619, translating to MVRTLVSHLMDQYGENPSSDTKAILASSIVDQFPCLRDSHGTGYDAWFTRGRQHRPATGFLEERFRNVRKRHQPRKKMLSAPEAPPKRSSLPEPTISAERAIQMTEWLKNNFWPADQVVQYMRETAVYRAGWIRSSGTIPMQQIFAEFPRLLDTPGMVIRMGKKEESGLLPEIELLPQDKQGDVALQLLPKLLPAVPYRVGRKVVRPSNLEVQQAFIDVQPIGTNMVEYLGSTATEHPRVLMIGDRYCCSQAFVVINGTALEYPSLLGAVDGCFKSFFVFDVSYPKSCIQTWDFLQTVIYEIPGNESPPIKLMRAQLEAMEE from the exons ATGGTCAGAACACTTGTGTCACACCTGATGGATCAATATGGAGAAAA ccCATCTTCAGACACTAAAGCAATTCTGGCATCTTCGATTGTGGACCAGTTTCCATGTTTAAGAGACAGCCATGGCACAGGATAT gatGCCTGGTTTACCCGCGGAAGACAACACAGGCCAGCAACTGGCTTTCTGGAGGAGCGTTTCCGTAATGTAAGGAAAAGGCATCAACCAAGGAAGAAGATGCTTTCAGCCCCAGAAGCTCCACCAAAAAGATCAAGTTTGCCTG aacCAACCATCAGTGCTGAGCGTGCCATCCAGATGACAGAATGGCTAAAAAATAACTTCTGGCCCGCAGACCAGGTTGTCCAATACATGCGGGAAACTGCAGTATATCGCGCAGGATGGATCCGCTCAAGTGGGACAATCCCAATGCAGCAGATTTTTGCAGAGTTCCCACGTTTGTTGGACACACCAGGGATG GTCATTCGCATGGGGAAGAAGGAGGAGAGCGGTCTTCTGCCTGAGATTGAGTTGCTTCCACAAG ACAAACAAGGTGACGTGgcactgcagctgctgccaAAACTCCTCCCTGCTGTTCCCTACAGAGTTGGGCGAAAGGTGGTCAGACCCAGCAACCTAGAAGTCCAGCAAGCCTTCATTGATGTCCAGCCA ATTGGGACAAATATGGTGGAATATCTTGGAAGTACAGCAACAGAGCATCCACGTGTTCTCATGATTGGGGACAGATATTGTTGTTCCCAAGCATTTGTCGTCATAAATGGAACTGCTTTGGAATATCCATCTCTTTTGGGGGCCGTTGACGGCTGTTTCAAATCATTCTTCGTTTTTGATGTGAGTTATCCGAAGTCGTGTATCCAGACTTGGGATTTTCTCCAAACTGTGATATATGAAATCCCAGGAAACGAGTCACCCCCGATAAAATTAATGAGGGCACAGTTGGAGGCCATGGAAGAATAA